The Thalassotalea sp. 273M-4 genome includes a region encoding these proteins:
- a CDS encoding AbgT family transporter translates to MNNSQPSMVQRFLDKVEVVGNKLPDPAALFISLLFIVWFLSWLLSGVDFNAIDPRSGQALLVNNQLTGASLTEFFSKMVTNFSHFHPVGVVLVAMLGIGVAEHSGFINAGLRAIMAKTATWLLTPMVILVGIVSHSAVDAGYVLVIPLGGVIFYAAGRHPLAGIAAAFAGVSGGFSANFVPSALDPMLQGISQAGAQLLDPNVVLNPLNNYYFTTASALVVTALGWFITDKIVEPKLAKNELDGDLSDLPTMEPLEQNERRALRWSVLSIVAGLVLLFATALPEGSAWRGDDGTLTAFSAPLMQSIVPLIFLLFLVPGLVYGIVIGKFQSSKDFIEGMSKAMSGMGYYLVIMFFIAQFIYAFGQSNLGILLAVKGAALLKELALPAGITITGIIILTGFINLFVGSASAKWALLAPIFIPMLMQLGISPDLAQAAYRIGDSSTNIITPLMPYFPLVVVFCQRYVTSAGIGTLTAMMLPFSISFLILWTLFLMLYWGLGLPLGLQASYEYLAN, encoded by the coding sequence ATGAATAACTCTCAACCTTCTATGGTGCAGCGATTTCTCGACAAAGTCGAAGTAGTGGGAAATAAACTCCCCGACCCAGCTGCATTGTTTATTTCTTTACTGTTTATCGTTTGGTTTCTCTCTTGGCTATTATCTGGCGTTGACTTTAATGCCATTGATCCTAGAAGCGGCCAAGCTTTGCTCGTTAATAATCAATTAACTGGCGCTTCGTTAACAGAATTCTTTTCTAAAATGGTCACCAACTTTTCCCACTTTCATCCTGTTGGTGTGGTATTAGTGGCTATGCTGGGTATTGGCGTTGCCGAACACAGTGGTTTTATTAATGCAGGTCTTCGCGCCATTATGGCAAAAACAGCAACATGGCTTTTGACCCCTATGGTTATCTTGGTAGGTATTGTCAGTCACTCTGCTGTCGATGCGGGGTATGTCTTGGTGATCCCCTTAGGCGGGGTGATATTCTATGCTGCCGGTCGTCATCCGCTTGCCGGTATTGCCGCTGCGTTTGCCGGGGTTTCGGGTGGTTTTTCTGCCAACTTTGTCCCTTCGGCGCTTGATCCTATGCTGCAAGGTATTTCGCAAGCTGGGGCGCAACTACTCGACCCAAATGTTGTTCTTAACCCATTAAATAACTACTACTTTACAACCGCATCAGCACTTGTGGTGACAGCACTTGGTTGGTTTATTACCGACAAAATCGTTGAGCCTAAACTTGCAAAAAATGAGTTAGATGGGGATTTATCGGACTTACCCACGATGGAGCCACTAGAGCAAAATGAGCGCCGAGCATTACGCTGGTCAGTATTATCTATTGTTGCAGGATTAGTCTTATTGTTTGCAACCGCCTTGCCTGAAGGCTCGGCTTGGCGTGGCGACGACGGTACCTTAACGGCGTTTTCAGCACCATTAATGCAATCGATTGTACCGCTTATTTTTCTACTATTTTTAGTGCCAGGTTTGGTGTATGGCATTGTGATTGGTAAATTCCAAAGCTCGAAAGATTTTATCGAAGGTATGAGTAAAGCCATGTCTGGTATGGGCTATTACTTGGTGATCATGTTCTTTATCGCCCAGTTTATTTACGCGTTTGGCCAATCTAACTTGGGTATATTGTTGGCCGTTAAAGGCGCAGCACTTTTAAAAGAATTGGCTTTACCTGCGGGTATTACCATTACTGGGATCATTATTCTTACTGGTTTTATTAACCTGTTTGTCGGTAGTGCTTCTGCGAAATGGGCTTTATTGGCGCCAATTTTTATTCCAATGTTAATGCAACTTGGTATTTCGCCGGATTTAGCACAAGCTGCTTATCGTATTGGTGATTCCAGTACCAATATCATTACCCCACTCATGCCTTATTTTCCATTGGTTGTTGTATTCTGTCAGCGTTATGTGACCAGTGCGGGGATCGGTACGTTAACGGCGATGATGTTGCCATTTTCAATTAGCTTTTTAATTCTTTGGACCCTATTTTTGATGCTGTACTGGGGTCTAGGTTTACCGCTTGGCTTACAAGCAAGTTATGAATATCTCGCAAATTAA
- the glmS gene encoding glutamine--fructose-6-phosphate transaminase (isomerizing), with protein MCGIVGAVAQRDVADILIEGLRRLEYRGYDSAGIAVVNAHNQLQRVRRLGKVQELANAVAESPVSGGTGIAHTRWATHGIPSEVNAHPHVSANTIAVVHNGIIENHQALKDKLIGLGYEFVSQTDTEVIAHLVHHELKTADSLLAAVQSASKQFEGAYGTVIMDTRDNERVVVARSGSPLVIGYGLGENFLASDMMALLPVTRKFAFLEEGDVAEITRFEVKILDKEGNSVERDIKEADVNHDAGDKGEFRHYMLKETYEQPTAIRNTLEGRFDAGKISNNAFGSSEAGVNADDIFKEIEHVQIIACGTSYHSGMVARYWLEEHAGVSCNVEIASEFRYRQSFVPKNALIVTISQSGETADTLAALRLAKDLGYKASLSICNVPGSSLVRESDLAFMTKAGAEIGVASTKAFTTQLVGLMMMTIAIGQHKGMSDEKHQEMVASLMSLPNKLEEVLSLAKEIEDLAEDFADKHHSLFLGRGDQYPIAMEGALKLKEISYIHAEAYAAGELKHGPLALIDADMPVIVVAPKNDLIEKLKSNVEEVRARGGLMYVFADHDAHFASDDTMKVINVPHCDDIIAPIVYTLPLQLLSYYVAIIKGTDVDQPRNLAKSVTVE; from the coding sequence ATGTGTGGAATTGTAGGTGCTGTTGCACAACGTGATGTCGCTGACATCTTAATTGAAGGGTTACGTCGCCTTGAATATCGAGGTTATGATTCAGCCGGTATTGCTGTGGTAAACGCACACAACCAATTACAACGCGTTCGTCGTCTTGGTAAAGTGCAAGAACTCGCCAATGCGGTGGCCGAGTCGCCTGTATCGGGTGGTACGGGTATAGCTCACACCCGTTGGGCGACACATGGCATCCCCAGCGAAGTGAACGCTCACCCTCATGTCAGTGCCAACACCATTGCGGTTGTTCATAATGGCATTATTGAAAATCACCAAGCATTAAAAGATAAGCTTATTGGTTTAGGGTATGAATTTGTTTCTCAAACCGATACCGAAGTTATCGCTCATTTGGTTCATCACGAACTTAAAACCGCTGATAGCCTACTTGCGGCTGTACAATCTGCAAGCAAACAATTTGAAGGCGCTTACGGCACCGTGATCATGGATACCCGTGACAATGAGCGCGTTGTTGTTGCTCGCTCAGGTAGCCCATTGGTTATTGGCTACGGCTTAGGCGAGAACTTCCTTGCCTCAGATATGATGGCGTTGTTACCTGTTACCCGTAAATTTGCTTTCTTAGAAGAAGGTGATGTTGCCGAAATCACACGATTTGAGGTGAAAATACTTGATAAAGAAGGTAACAGTGTCGAACGCGACATTAAAGAAGCCGATGTGAACCATGATGCCGGTGATAAAGGTGAGTTTCGTCACTACATGCTAAAAGAAACATACGAGCAACCGACCGCCATCCGTAATACCTTAGAAGGACGCTTTGACGCTGGTAAAATCAGCAATAACGCCTTTGGTAGCAGTGAGGCGGGTGTTAACGCCGATGATATTTTTAAAGAAATAGAACATGTGCAAATCATTGCCTGTGGCACCTCTTATCACTCTGGTATGGTCGCACGTTACTGGCTAGAAGAGCATGCGGGTGTAAGCTGTAACGTGGAAATTGCCAGTGAGTTTCGTTATCGCCAATCGTTTGTGCCAAAAAATGCATTGATTGTCACGATTTCTCAATCAGGTGAAACGGCTGACACTTTAGCGGCATTAAGATTAGCAAAAGACTTAGGCTACAAAGCCAGTTTAAGTATTTGTAACGTACCGGGGTCGTCATTAGTGCGAGAGTCTGACCTTGCTTTTATGACCAAAGCGGGTGCTGAAATTGGCGTTGCCTCAACCAAAGCCTTTACTACCCAACTCGTCGGTTTAATGATGATGACCATTGCTATTGGTCAACACAAAGGCATGAGCGATGAAAAACACCAAGAAATGGTGGCATCGTTAATGAGCTTGCCAAATAAGCTTGAGGAAGTATTATCTCTAGCGAAAGAAATTGAAGACTTGGCAGAAGATTTTGCCGATAAACATCACTCTTTGTTTTTAGGTCGTGGCGATCAGTATCCGATTGCTATGGAAGGGGCGTTAAAACTTAAAGAAATTTCTTATATTCACGCCGAAGCATATGCTGCTGGTGAATTAAAGCATGGTCCGTTAGCCTTAATCGATGCCGATATGCCGGTCATTGTGGTGGCACCGAAAAATGATTTAATTGAAAAGTTAAAGTCCAATGTTGAAGAAGTGCGTGCTCGCGGTGGCTTGATGTATGTTTTTGCCGATCACGATGCCCACTTTGCTTCTGATGACACGATGAAGGTTATTAACGTACCACATTGTGACGATATCATCGCGCCGATTGTCTACACCCTGCCGCTACAGTTATTGTCATATTATGTGGCGATTATTAAAGGTACAGATGTCGACCAACCAAGAAACTTGGCCAAGTCGGTTACCGTTGAGTAA
- a CDS encoding DeoR/GlpR family DNA-binding transcription regulator, whose product MSKRNTQQRRHSILKTLELEGEVSVEKLATAYAISEVTIRKDLAALEQSGLLLRRYGGAIPLPTEIISEKSSQISSQKLAIAEVAASYVKDHNRIIIDSGATTAAMIPHLNAKKGLVVMTNALSIANKLHELENEPTLLMTGGTWDATSEAFQGQVAEQVLRSYDFDQLFIGADGIDLTRGTTTFNELTGLSQVMSEVAREVIVVIESEKIGRRIPNLELPWHVVNTLITDSNIKVEDKQVIKSLGINLLCAKATD is encoded by the coding sequence ATGAGCAAACGAAATACCCAACAACGTCGTCATAGTATCCTTAAAACACTGGAGTTAGAGGGCGAAGTTAGTGTTGAAAAACTTGCAACAGCGTATGCGATTTCAGAGGTTACGATTCGAAAAGATTTGGCAGCCTTAGAGCAAAGTGGCTTATTACTGCGCAGATACGGTGGTGCTATACCTTTACCTACTGAAATAATTAGCGAAAAGAGTAGCCAAATATCAAGTCAAAAGTTAGCAATAGCAGAAGTTGCGGCAAGTTACGTGAAAGATCATAACCGCATCATCATTGACAGTGGTGCAACCACGGCAGCAATGATCCCACATTTAAACGCCAAAAAAGGCTTAGTGGTGATGACCAACGCGCTTTCAATTGCCAACAAGTTACACGAATTGGAAAATGAACCTACGTTATTAATGACGGGGGGTACTTGGGATGCAACGTCAGAAGCGTTCCAAGGGCAAGTTGCAGAGCAAGTATTGCGCTCTTACGACTTTGACCAACTTTTTATTGGCGCCGATGGCATTGACTTGACCAGAGGTACCACAACGTTCAACGAATTAACCGGTTTATCTCAAGTGATGAGCGAAGTGGCGCGTGAAGTGATCGTGGTGATTGAATCAGAAAAAATCGGTCGTCGTATTCCTAACCTTGAGTTACCGTGGCACGTGGTCAATACTTTGATCACCGACAGCAATATAAAAGTTGAAGATAAACAAGTAATTAAGTCTTTAGGCATCAATCTTCTTTGTGCCAAAGCAACAGATTAA
- the hutG gene encoding N-formylglutamate deformylase, whose amino-acid sequence MSAPVFSFSEGHIPLLISMPHNGVEIPDAIQKKMTKAGLSVADTDWYMDYLYDFAGQLGATIIKPTYSRYVIDLNRNPNGIDLYPGANSTELCPTTNFAMEPLYKDGYTLDQAEIDYRINTYWQPYHDKIATTLAQMHQQFGKAMLLDAHSIASRVPRFFQGQLPDFNFGTNDGASCDIRLLNMVTAIDYAPYTSVANGRFKGGYITRAYAKPENNIHTLQLELSQRTYMDESSNTLSEEKAIKVKKKLVQMVTAIADFSQVNYV is encoded by the coding sequence ATGTCTGCTCCTGTTTTTTCCTTTAGTGAAGGTCATATCCCCTTATTGATTAGCATGCCGCATAACGGTGTTGAAATTCCCGACGCGATACAAAAGAAGATGACCAAGGCCGGTTTATCCGTAGCCGATACCGACTGGTATATGGATTACTTATATGACTTTGCTGGTCAGCTTGGTGCCACAATCATCAAGCCCACCTATTCACGTTATGTTATTGACCTAAATAGAAACCCCAACGGTATTGATTTATACCCTGGCGCAAATAGCACGGAGTTATGTCCGACTACGAATTTCGCCATGGAGCCTTTGTATAAAGATGGCTATACCCTAGATCAGGCCGAAATTGACTATCGGATCAACACCTACTGGCAACCATATCATGACAAAATCGCAACCACGTTAGCGCAAATGCATCAACAATTTGGCAAAGCCATGTTGCTTGATGCGCACTCTATTGCCTCTAGAGTACCGAGGTTTTTTCAGGGCCAACTACCGGACTTTAACTTTGGCACAAACGACGGGGCATCATGCGATATTCGATTATTGAACATGGTGACTGCGATAGATTATGCCCCTTATACATCGGTCGCTAACGGGCGCTTTAAAGGAGGCTATATTACGCGTGCTTATGCAAAACCTGAAAATAATATTCATACTTTGCAATTAGAGTTATCACAACGCACCTACATGGATGAATCGAGTAATACCTTATCGGAAGAAAAAGCGATAAAAGTTAAGAAAAAATTAGTGCAGATGGTGACCGCAATCGCCGATTTTAGTCAAGTAAATTACGTTTAA
- a CDS encoding formimidoylglutamate deiminase: MEMKLYAADVLLSDGWQQDKTLHIKDGLLVDITSGQDADAYVAAGAVIPGMVNCHSHAFQRAFAGFSEQGSEGKDSFWTWRQIMYQFLDKIDVEQANVIASQLYIEMLKAGYTRVAEFHYLHHQSDGTAYPELAQMSRALFDAAQTSGIGLTLLPVLYRHSGFGEQPPTDGQKRFINSTEQFNQLVSACVQLAKDYDNSNVGIAPHSLRAVDLSSLQSVVAHVRSLDAKAPIHIHISEQQKEVDDCLAHYGKRPVQWLLDHMSVDRHWCLIHATHINEQEIDGIIKTGAVAGICPTTEANLGDGIFPTTDFAQQGGVIAIGSDSHISVSAIEELRLLEYAQRLQRQQRAILATQKTPSVGLNLWQHTAIAGAQSTNANVGELAIGKQADLLVLDSKQTRLFAHQPKHLLDSMVFASQQNPIKDVMVKGRWVISNGEHSQQDAIANAYAKTLTELANT; encoded by the coding sequence ATGGAAATGAAATTATACGCCGCCGATGTGCTGTTAAGTGACGGTTGGCAACAAGACAAAACGTTACACATAAAAGATGGCTTATTAGTCGACATCACTTCAGGTCAAGATGCTGATGCCTATGTCGCTGCGGGCGCGGTTATTCCGGGCATGGTTAATTGTCATTCGCATGCGTTTCAGCGTGCTTTTGCCGGTTTTTCGGAACAAGGCAGTGAGGGCAAGGATAGCTTTTGGACTTGGCGCCAAATCATGTATCAGTTTCTTGATAAAATCGATGTTGAGCAGGCCAATGTGATTGCCTCTCAGCTGTATATTGAAATGTTAAAAGCGGGTTATACGCGAGTTGCTGAGTTTCATTACTTGCACCATCAATCTGATGGCACTGCGTATCCTGAATTAGCTCAAATGAGTCGAGCGTTATTTGACGCTGCTCAAACCAGTGGAATTGGCTTAACCTTGCTGCCGGTACTGTATCGCCATAGTGGTTTTGGTGAACAGCCACCGACCGATGGTCAAAAACGCTTTATAAATAGCACTGAACAGTTTAATCAATTAGTGAGTGCGTGTGTACAATTAGCAAAAGATTATGACAACAGTAATGTTGGTATTGCCCCACATTCTCTACGAGCGGTTGACTTAAGCTCTTTGCAAAGCGTGGTTGCGCATGTGCGATCGCTCGATGCAAAAGCGCCCATACATATTCACATTAGTGAACAACAAAAAGAAGTGGACGATTGTTTGGCGCACTATGGTAAGCGTCCGGTGCAATGGCTTTTAGACCATATGTCTGTTGATCGGCACTGGTGTTTAATTCATGCCACGCATATCAATGAGCAGGAAATTGACGGCATCATTAAAACGGGTGCTGTGGCCGGAATTTGCCCTACGACAGAAGCGAATTTAGGCGATGGTATTTTTCCTACCACTGATTTTGCTCAACAAGGGGGAGTTATTGCTATTGGTTCAGATAGTCATATTAGTGTGTCGGCGATTGAAGAATTAAGATTGTTGGAGTATGCACAGCGTTTACAACGTCAACAACGCGCTATTTTAGCTACTCAGAAGACGCCATCGGTAGGGTTAAATTTATGGCAACATACGGCCATTGCCGGTGCACAATCGACCAATGCAAATGTCGGGGAGTTAGCCATAGGTAAGCAAGCGGACTTATTGGTATTAGACTCAAAACAAACTCGTTTATTTGCTCATCAACCTAAGCATTTGCTTGATAGTATGGTTTTTGCGAGTCAGCAAAATCCAATAAAAGATGTGATGGTGAAAGGGCGTTGGGTCATTTCTAATGGCGAGCATTCTCAGCAAGACGCCATAGCAAATGCGTATGCTAAAACCTTAACCGAGCTAGCAAACACTTAA
- the ccoG gene encoding cytochrome c oxidase accessory protein CcoG yields the protein MQEKPSPSKSSQTIPVKNIKIHRPKSETVKEYKPRDQIYVRKVKGYFQALRRKMNFVFLIGFALLPWLNFNGKQAVLFDIGEQRFNIFSLTLWPQDLTLLAWIFIILAFLLFFVTTFLGRVWCGYMCPQTVWTFIFIWFEEKIEGSANQRKQLDMKPMDFDKFWRKSLKHGCWLIFSMLTALTFIGYFVPIRELALDFFTFNASVLATAWILFFTFCTYGNAGWMREIMCLHMCPYARFQSAMFDQNTLTVSYDSARGETRGPRSRKVDPKEQGLGDCIDCNLCVQVCPTGIDIRNGLQYECINCGACADACDETMLKMNYEPGLIRYSTETALLGQKVKILRPKLFMYAVILLVMCGFFVANLATRVPLQLDIIRDRNTLARENIDGLIENVYTLKILNKSQQRNIYKIHVEGLPKYTWQGDTEVSVDGANITTIAISLAVDPYDLANYMTNIDFVIQQIEPKDNSVILKQESVFFNKR from the coding sequence ATGCAAGAAAAACCTTCTCCAAGCAAAAGTAGCCAAACAATTCCAGTTAAAAACATAAAGATTCATCGACCCAAATCCGAAACGGTTAAAGAATATAAGCCGAGGGATCAAATATATGTGCGTAAGGTTAAGGGCTATTTTCAAGCATTACGACGCAAAATGAATTTTGTGTTTTTAATTGGCTTTGCATTATTGCCATGGCTTAACTTTAATGGCAAACAAGCGGTGCTTTTTGATATTGGCGAGCAACGTTTTAATATTTTTTCTTTAACCCTTTGGCCTCAAGATTTGACCCTACTGGCTTGGATCTTCATTATTCTAGCGTTTTTACTATTCTTTGTGACGACCTTTTTGGGCCGAGTTTGGTGTGGTTATATGTGTCCACAGACAGTGTGGACTTTTATTTTTATTTGGTTTGAGGAAAAAATTGAAGGTTCGGCTAATCAGCGTAAGCAGCTTGATATGAAGCCAATGGACTTTGATAAATTTTGGCGTAAAAGTTTAAAGCATGGCTGTTGGTTGATTTTTTCGATGCTCACAGCGTTAACCTTTATCGGTTATTTTGTGCCTATTCGTGAGCTGGCGTTAGATTTTTTTACTTTTAATGCATCCGTATTGGCAACCGCTTGGATCTTATTTTTTACCTTTTGTACCTATGGAAATGCGGGATGGATGCGAGAAATCATGTGCTTGCACATGTGCCCTTATGCTCGTTTTCAGTCGGCGATGTTCGATCAAAATACCTTAACGGTCTCTTATGATTCGGCTCGAGGCGAAACGCGTGGACCTCGTTCACGTAAAGTTGATCCAAAAGAACAGGGCTTGGGAGACTGCATTGACTGTAATTTATGTGTACAGGTATGCCCAACCGGAATAGATATCCGCAATGGCTTACAGTATGAATGTATAAACTGTGGTGCTTGTGCAGATGCCTGTGATGAAACCATGTTGAAAATGAACTATGAGCCAGGATTAATTCGTTACAGTACTGAGACCGCTTTGCTAGGGCAAAAAGTTAAAATTCTGCGACCAAAATTATTTATGTATGCTGTGATTCTATTGGTTATGTGTGGCTTTTTTGTGGCCAACTTAGCTACTCGAGTGCCCTTGCAATTAGACATCATTCGCGATAGAAACACCTTAGCTCGTGAAAACATTGATGGCTTAATAGAGAATGTCTACACCTTAAAAATTCTTAATAAGTCGCAGCAGCGTAACATCTATAAAATTCATGTCGAAGGCTTACCTAAGTACACTTGGCAGGGAGATACTGAAGTGAGCGTTGATGGCGCCAATATAACAACTATCGCTATTAGCTTGGCGGTCGACCCATATGATTTAGCCAATTATATGACCAACATTGACTTTGTGATCCAACAGATTGAACCAAAAGATAACAGTGTCATCTTAAAACAAGAGAGTGTGTTTTTTAACAAACGATAA
- a CDS encoding serine/threonine protein kinase, with product MTDFSFQNLSPETIIDGLESAGFYVASGLLALNSYENRVYQFHDDDKQKFVTKFYRPARWTREQIQEEHDFALELAAEELPVVAPISRDGETLFSHQGFYFAVFPCRGGRIFEVDNLDQLEWMGRFVGRIHAKASKKGFEHRPQVNLDESLYQARDILLHTKDTVPLSLQTPFRTILDQVIALTAEQYQPQKQIRLHGDCHAGNILWTDAGPHFVDLDDCRTGPAVQDLWMMLSGDRQNKLLQLDTLIMGYEEFFSFDLKELRLIESLRSMRLIHYMAWLTRRWQDPAFPRNFPWFNTEKYWEQQILMLKEQFAILQEPALSLMPSQ from the coding sequence ATGACAGATTTTAGTTTTCAAAACCTATCCCCAGAAACCATTATTGATGGCTTGGAAAGTGCGGGCTTTTATGTTGCCAGTGGATTACTGGCACTTAACAGCTATGAGAATCGAGTGTATCAGTTTCACGATGATGACAAACAAAAGTTCGTCACCAAGTTTTATCGACCCGCTCGATGGACGCGAGAACAAATTCAAGAAGAGCACGATTTCGCCTTAGAATTGGCCGCTGAGGAATTACCTGTCGTTGCGCCTATTAGCCGTGATGGTGAAACCTTATTTTCGCATCAGGGCTTTTATTTTGCCGTATTTCCTTGTCGAGGGGGGCGAATTTTTGAAGTCGATAATCTTGACCAGTTGGAGTGGATGGGGCGGTTTGTTGGTCGCATACATGCTAAGGCAAGTAAAAAAGGCTTTGAGCACCGCCCACAAGTGAATCTAGACGAAAGTTTATATCAAGCTCGAGATATTCTGTTACATACCAAGGACACAGTGCCTTTGAGCTTGCAAACGCCATTTCGCACCATTTTAGATCAGGTAATTGCATTAACCGCAGAGCAATATCAACCTCAAAAACAAATACGATTGCACGGTGATTGCCACGCCGGTAATATTTTATGGACCGATGCAGGCCCTCATTTTGTTGACTTAGACGACTGTCGTACCGGCCCTGCGGTGCAAGACTTATGGATGATGCTCAGTGGGGATCGGCAAAATAAGTTGTTACAATTAGACACTTTGATAATGGGCTATGAAGAGTTTTTTTCATTTGATCTAAAGGAACTTAGATTGATAGAATCGCTTAGGTCAATGCGTTTAATTCACTACATGGCTTGGTTAACGCGACGCTGGCAAGACCCCGCTTTCCCAAGAAATTTTCCTTGGTTTAATACTGAGAAATACTGGGAACAGCAAATCTTAATGTTAAAAGAACAGTTTGCAATATTGCAGGAACCTGCGTTAAGTTTAATGCCATCTCAATAA
- a CDS encoding thiol:disulfide interchange protein DsbA/DsbL, whose translation MKKLFSLILLAFMLPLTAQAADYVEGKQYTIVNDKASAKPEVREYFSFYCPHCLRFEPFMKDLAKSLPEGATFEKNHVDFLRVASPDVQFGITKAMIVAESLPQKDKLIAALFDAIQVQRKPLASTEELRALFEANGVDGDKFEKMMKSFGVNSKAKKMKKLQDELTRKKALTGVPTIVVNGKYRVNTQELDRDNFLNDYKNVVHYLLTLK comes from the coding sequence ATGAAAAAATTATTTAGTTTGATTCTGCTTGCTTTTATGTTGCCACTAACGGCGCAGGCAGCGGATTATGTTGAAGGTAAGCAATACACTATTGTTAATGATAAAGCTTCGGCAAAGCCAGAGGTACGTGAGTACTTTTCGTTTTACTGCCCACATTGTTTACGCTTTGAACCTTTTATGAAAGATTTAGCTAAATCTTTACCGGAAGGTGCCACTTTTGAAAAAAATCACGTTGATTTTTTACGAGTAGCAAGCCCTGACGTACAGTTTGGTATCACTAAAGCAATGATTGTAGCGGAATCTTTACCGCAAAAAGATAAACTGATTGCCGCCCTTTTCGATGCCATTCAAGTTCAACGTAAGCCATTAGCTTCAACGGAAGAGTTAAGAGCACTTTTCGAAGCGAACGGTGTTGACGGTGATAAATTTGAAAAAATGATGAAGAGCTTTGGGGTTAACTCGAAAGCTAAAAAAATGAAGAAACTACAAGATGAGTTAACTCGTAAAAAAGCGTTAACTGGCGTACCAACCATTGTGGTAAATGGTAAGTACCGTGTAAACACGCAAGAACTTGATCGTGATAACTTCTTAAATGATTATAAAAACGTGGTTCATTACTTATTAACCCTTAAGTAA
- a CDS encoding TVP38/TMEM64 family protein, which translates to MLNIFGFLNQYWIDQHIKNSGIEGVLTLLAVLVFGMSFGLPRQIAAFMAGYAFNTLYGTLLATFAAMMGCAITFYTARIFFRPIIMRFWPEKVILINRFLQQQTFTKTLILRLLPVGNNFLLNATAGIGQVPSIRYIFASYIGFFPQMIIFALMGSGISVLSGWQIGFSLILVLIATVLSLRLYRRHKLTQH; encoded by the coding sequence GTGCTTAATATTTTTGGTTTCCTCAATCAATACTGGATTGATCAGCACATAAAGAACTCAGGAATAGAGGGGGTTTTGACCTTATTAGCAGTACTCGTATTTGGCATGAGCTTTGGATTACCAAGGCAAATAGCGGCATTTATGGCGGGCTACGCGTTCAATACATTATATGGCACCTTACTCGCCACATTTGCTGCTATGATGGGTTGTGCTATTACTTTTTATACTGCAAGAATATTTTTTAGACCAATAATCATGCGCTTTTGGCCCGAAAAAGTGATTTTAATAAATCGTTTTTTGCAACAACAAACATTTACTAAGACCCTCATTCTACGCTTGCTCCCTGTCGGCAATAACTTTCTGCTTAATGCAACTGCAGGTATAGGGCAGGTGCCTTCAATACGTTATATTTTTGCTTCATATATTGGTTTTTTCCCGCAAATGATCATTTTTGCATTAATGGGCAGTGGTATCTCTGTGTTGTCCGGCTGGCAAATTGGCTTTAGCCTCATTTTAGTTTTGATTGCTACCGTGCTAAGTCTGCGCTTATATCGCCGGCATAAACTCACCCAACACTAA
- a CDS encoding single-stranded DNA-binding protein encodes MIDPPVIEQKQQSRLILAGNLVAKPHIRYRANPVIPVAEFVVATNHTWFDKKTNSYKDWTTFHPCHFEGQDVEEHFLYADKGQFLFLQGNLATITLAKGQKTKDLVQVETLTVLGRGVHSGINQLFCHATISSSIKLVTTESNSLLAEFQVTVNQAGFQNDAVKVSGQKIERSVHLWGKSAQYIHDKCQPGTEVLIEGALNYQANDKSKQFIDAKKVIICPK; translated from the coding sequence ATGATTGACCCCCCTGTAATTGAGCAAAAACAACAAAGCCGACTGATACTAGCCGGAAATTTAGTGGCTAAGCCACACATCCGTTATCGTGCCAACCCTGTGATCCCTGTAGCAGAGTTTGTTGTTGCAACCAATCACACATGGTTTGACAAAAAAACCAATAGCTATAAAGACTGGACAACCTTTCATCCGTGCCATTTTGAAGGCCAAGATGTGGAGGAGCATTTTTTATACGCTGACAAAGGCCAATTTCTCTTTTTACAAGGCAATCTGGCGACCATTACCCTAGCTAAGGGGCAAAAAACCAAAGACTTAGTGCAAGTCGAAACGTTAACCGTGCTTGGTCGGGGTGTTCACAGTGGGATTAATCAACTGTTTTGTCACGCTACAATTTCTTCGTCAATAAAGCTTGTGACCACTGAGTCAAATTCTCTGTTGGCGGAATTTCAAGTTACGGTGAATCAAGCGGGTTTTCAAAACGATGCTGTTAAAGTGAGTGGGCAAAAAATTGAACGCAGTGTCCATTTATGGGGCAAAAGTGCTCAATATATCCACGACAAGTGCCAGCCTGGTACTGAAGTGTTAATTGAAGGCGCCCTAAACTATCAAGCCAACGACAAATCAAAACAATTTATTGATGCCAAAAAAGTCATCATTTGTCCCAAATAG